From Ornithorhynchus anatinus isolate Pmale09 chromosome X3, mOrnAna1.pri.v4, whole genome shotgun sequence, the proteins below share one genomic window:
- the LOC114807587 gene encoding vomeronasal type-1 receptor 1-like → MGDARLSFGIVMLLQTGTGLSVNAFLLLFYARVISLSHRLSSSDLIQAQLPLANIVILLTGAVPGTLSFWELRIFLDDVLCKLNMYLYRVGRGLAICTVCLLSVFQAITISPSTARWARLKAKLPKCFLPACILSWVLNLLINVGVPMGTRGPVNTSFQASYNLKYCSVAPVSTAIMLVNTVLYSASDLSFVGLMSLASGYMMFVLLRHHRQVRHLHGPDRSPGAMPEVRAAKRVVALATLFVLLYGRQSVMLSILLNVKGYSLSVLNSHLVWSFAFSVFSPFLMICSDQRVRSFWKRESAISNLDPS, encoded by the coding sequence ATGGGCGACGCTCGGCTCTCCTTTGGGATTGTGATGCTGTTACAGACCGGCACTGGGCTTTCCgtgaatgccttcctcctcctgttttatgcCCGTGTGATCTCCCTCAGCCACAGGCTCAGCTCCTCTGACCTGATCCAAGCCCAACTGCCCTTGGCCAACATCGTCATCCTCCTCACGGGGGCCGTCCCAGGCACTCTGTCATTCTGGGAGTTGAGAATTTTCCTGGACGACGTTCTATGCAAACTGAACATGTATCTTTATCGAGTGGGCCGGGGCCTTGCCATCTGCACCGTCTGCCTCCTGAGTGTCtttcaggccatcaccatcagccccagcactGCCCGGTGGGCCCGGTTAAAGGCCAAATTGCCCAAGTGCTTCCTCCCTGCCTGTATCCTCTCCTGGGTCCTCAATCTACTGATAAATGTTGGTGTACCTATGGGCACAAGAGGCCCTGTAAACACCTCTTTTCAGGCCAGTTATAATCTTAAGTATTGTTCAGTGGCTCCTGTCAGTACAGCAATCATGTTGGTGAATACTGTTCTTTACTCTGCCTCGGatctgtccttcgtggggctcatgagcttggccagcggctacatgATGTTTGTCCTACTCAGGCACCACCGACAGGTCCGGCACCTCCACGGACCCGACCGCTCCCCCGGGGCGATGCCCGAGGTCCGAGCGGCCAAGAGAGTCGTTGCCCTGGCCACTCTCTTTGTCCTCCTCTATGGGCGACAGTCTGTTATGTTGAGTATTTTGCTGAACGTGAAAGGGTACTCACTTAGTGTGTTAAACAGTCACCTGGTTTGGTCGTTCGCCTTCTCGGTTTTCAGTCCGTTCCTGATGATTTGCAGTGACCAGAGAGTGAGAtcattctggaaaagggaatcagCTATTTCCAACCTGGATCCCTCCTAG